A window of the Xiashengella succiniciproducens genome harbors these coding sequences:
- a CDS encoding WbqC family protein: MKVILGCALFAPVQYFVHLTRANDALIEVCDSYQRRSYRNRYVIYAANGPMALSVPVANESGKKPMTRDVRVAYHLPWPDNHIRSIESAYNSSPYYLYYRDEIDAILQKKWTFLKDLNEAALAFALDCADIDPSVVSYTEDFFGTYDDRRDFRELIHPRMDIARDEEFKPQPYRQVLGLGKEFAPNLSILDLIFNKGPETPLVLRDSYRNTQL; the protein is encoded by the coding sequence GTGAAGGTTATCCTTGGTTGCGCTCTCTTTGCTCCTGTTCAGTACTTTGTTCACCTCACAAGGGCTAACGATGCCCTTATAGAAGTATGCGATAGCTATCAACGACGTAGCTATCGAAATCGCTATGTTATATATGCAGCCAACGGTCCTATGGCATTGTCAGTACCTGTGGCAAATGAGTCGGGCAAAAAGCCTATGACCCGAGACGTGCGGGTTGCTTACCACCTCCCATGGCCTGATAATCATATCCGTTCGATCGAATCGGCTTATAACTCTTCCCCATACTACCTGTACTACAGGGATGAAATTGATGCAATTCTTCAGAAGAAATGGACCTTTCTCAAGGACCTCAACGAAGCTGCCCTGGCCTTTGCTTTGGATTGTGCTGACATAGATCCATCGGTAGTCAGTTATACTGAGGATTTCTTTGGCACTTATGATGACAGGAGGGATTTTAGGGAATTGATACACCCCAGGATGGATATTGCCAGGGATGAGGAATTCAAGCCACAGCCTTACAGGCAGGTTCTGGGACTTGGAAAGGAGTTTGCACCAAATCTGTCTATACTCGATCTGATTTTCAACAAGGGACCAGAGACTCCCCTAGTTCTTCGTGACAGTTACAGGAATACCCAGCTTTAA
- a CDS encoding TraR/DksA family transcriptional regulator, which produces MSEKTRYSDAELQEFKEIIIAKLTKARSDYELLKNTITLEDGNDTQDTSPTFKVLEEGAAVLSKEEAGKLAQRQQKFIQHLQAALVRIENKTYGICRETGKLIPKERLRAVPHATLSIDAKKNQR; this is translated from the coding sequence ATGAGCGAAAAAACCAGGTATTCTGACGCCGAACTTCAGGAGTTCAAGGAGATTATTATTGCGAAGCTTACAAAAGCCAGGAGCGATTATGAACTGCTGAAAAACACCATAACTCTCGAGGATGGTAATGACACTCAGGACACTTCACCTACATTCAAGGTTCTTGAAGAAGGTGCAGCCGTTCTGTCTAAAGAGGAAGCCGGAAAACTGGCTCAAAGACAGCAGAAGTTTATTCAGCACCTGCAGGCTGCCTTAGTTCGCATCGAGAACAAGACCTATGGTATCTGCCGGGAAACAGGTAAGCTGATACCTAAAGAACGTCTACGTGCAGTGCCCCACGCCACGTTGAGCATTGACGCAAAGAAGAACCAGAGGTAA
- a CDS encoding TonB-dependent receptor, with translation MRLSAFTLLLTSILLMPTRVCGQQSASLAVTVTGSVSDTADSPLPYVHIISDSLAIHTTSSENGSFSFTTDALLPFCFEIRSLGFKTRKVCIGDNTVFPLAITLEKDAYLIDQVDVEGHGPTEINNQQLDISHIRTIPSVAGHSIESLVRSQMGVTSSSELSSQYRVRGGNFDENMVTVNGVEVYRPFLIHSGQQEGLSFVNPDLVESVEFSAGGFSASYGDKMSSVLDINYKRPKEHAGSISAGMLGASLHLEGTGRDGKLSWIGGARYKTNRYLLGTLEEKGYYHPNFTDIQTFISYQSSPALSFDVLGYYSSNRYRFQPQSRETTFGTISDIKRLRVYFLGREDDSFETGYAAVSANYSRGLSQYKLTTSGFRTYEEETYDIISEYWMHELEDPFGDGTEGEQIAVGGFHRYARNDLFGTVNAINLEGKHRGNSLTSWGLQYRHEQFRDRITEWERIDSADYSIPQHDDRLELAYSIHGRNTLSNHRLSAFIKKVFTWQLAKGRLNLDAGIRATWLSFNDETTISPRILLSYLPEGRSSRYRLSGGVYNQSPMFREMRRQDSSINEEISSQRSIHLVAGYDYHFAIAERPFKFTTELYYKYLDRLIPYHIDNVRIVYSGENEAQGYTTGVDFKINGELVPGEESWATLSIMKSEEDISGDTWDDPARAGSPGFIPRPSDQRVNFSLFLQDKLPHNPEFKAHLSFFYGSGLPFGPPRTDRYKATYRMPPYRRVDIGFSYDLLSRRNANKQQHNSYMKNLWLGIEVFNLPDINNTISYYWVTDVYNRQYAVPNYLTSRRINIKLTGKF, from the coding sequence ATGAGGCTTAGCGCGTTTACCCTGCTTCTTACTTCTATTTTACTGATGCCAACGAGGGTCTGCGGACAGCAGTCCGCATCCCTGGCTGTCACGGTGACAGGCTCGGTAAGCGATACAGCAGACAGCCCCCTGCCTTACGTCCATATAATATCCGACTCCCTCGCCATACATACTACAAGTAGTGAGAATGGCAGCTTTTCATTTACCACCGATGCCCTTCTGCCATTTTGCTTTGAGATTAGGTCACTTGGATTTAAGACCCGGAAGGTCTGCATAGGTGACAACACTGTGTTTCCCCTAGCCATCACACTCGAGAAGGATGCCTATCTCATCGATCAGGTAGATGTGGAAGGGCACGGACCTACTGAAATAAATAATCAGCAGCTGGATATTTCACATATCCGCACCATACCATCGGTAGCAGGGCACTCCATTGAGTCACTGGTACGCTCGCAAATGGGGGTTACATCTTCCAGCGAACTCAGCAGTCAGTATCGGGTCAGAGGGGGCAATTTTGACGAAAACATGGTGACTGTCAACGGTGTGGAGGTTTACCGCCCCTTCCTGATCCACTCCGGGCAACAGGAAGGTCTTAGTTTTGTAAATCCCGACCTAGTAGAGTCTGTCGAGTTCTCAGCCGGAGGCTTCAGCGCCTCCTATGGCGATAAGATGAGTTCGGTACTCGACATAAACTACAAGCGCCCAAAAGAACACGCAGGCAGCATCTCTGCCGGTATGCTTGGAGCCTCCCTCCACCTCGAAGGTACCGGACGTGACGGTAAATTGTCATGGATAGGAGGTGCCAGATATAAGACAAACCGTTACCTGCTGGGAACACTCGAAGAAAAGGGGTACTACCATCCCAATTTCACAGATATCCAGACCTTTATTAGTTACCAGTCCTCCCCTGCCCTATCCTTCGATGTGCTGGGATATTATTCATCCAATCGTTACCGCTTCCAGCCACAGTCGAGGGAAACAACCTTTGGAACCATCTCAGATATCAAGCGACTCAGGGTTTACTTCCTCGGAAGGGAGGATGACAGCTTTGAAACCGGCTATGCTGCCGTGTCGGCAAATTACAGCCGGGGCTTAAGCCAGTACAAACTGACAACCAGTGGCTTCCGCACCTACGAAGAGGAGACCTACGATATTATTTCCGAGTACTGGATGCATGAGCTTGAAGACCCTTTTGGTGATGGAACAGAAGGTGAACAGATAGCTGTCGGAGGCTTCCACCGCTATGCACGCAATGACCTCTTTGGTACAGTCAATGCAATCAACCTCGAAGGAAAACATAGGGGAAACAGCCTTACCTCATGGGGACTGCAGTACCGACATGAGCAGTTCCGCGACAGAATCACAGAGTGGGAAAGAATAGACTCTGCTGATTACTCCATACCCCAACATGATGACAGACTTGAACTTGCATATTCAATCCACGGGCGAAATACTCTTAGCAATCACAGGCTATCGGCTTTTATAAAGAAGGTATTTACATGGCAACTCGCAAAGGGACGCCTAAACCTGGATGCTGGAATCAGAGCAACCTGGTTGTCATTCAATGATGAAACTACTATCAGTCCACGAATCCTGCTAAGCTACCTTCCAGAAGGTCGCAGTAGCCGCTACCGTCTTTCAGGAGGTGTGTACAACCAATCCCCAATGTTTAGAGAAATGCGACGCCAGGACAGCTCTATCAACGAAGAGATCAGTTCCCAGCGCTCAATTCACTTAGTGGCAGGCTACGACTACCATTTCGCTATTGCAGAGCGGCCCTTTAAGTTTACTACCGAACTCTATTACAAGTATCTGGATCGCCTGATACCCTATCACATTGACAATGTAAGGATAGTTTACTCAGGTGAAAATGAAGCCCAGGGCTATACAACGGGTGTCGATTTCAAGATTAACGGGGAACTGGTTCCTGGTGAAGAATCATGGGCTACTCTGTCGATAATGAAGAGCGAAGAGGATATTAGCGGCGATACCTGGGACGATCCGGCCAGAGCCGGATCTCCGGGCTTTATCCCAAGACCCTCCGACCAGAGGGTAAACTTCTCCCTATTCCTGCAGGACAAGCTGCCGCATAATCCTGAGTTTAAGGCCCACCTAAGCTTTTTCTATGGATCAGGACTACCCTTTGGTCCTCCCAGAACCGACAGATACAAGGCTACATATCGTATGCCTCCCTACAGAAGGGTTGATATCGGATTCTCGTACGACTTATTGAGCAGGAGAAATGCAAATAAGCAACAGCACAACAGCTATATGAAAAACCTGTGGCTGGGTATCGAGGTCTTCAACCTGCCCGATATAAACAATACTATCTCGTATTACTGGGTAACGGATGTGTACAACAGGCAGTATGCGGTACCCAACTACCTCACCTCCCGCAGGATTAATATAAAACTGACTGGAAAGTTCTAG
- the ileS gene encoding isoleucine--tRNA ligase — MSRKFPEYKELDLSGINKEVLELWDKNDTFKQSLKEREGCPSFVFYEGPPSANGMPGIHHVMARTVKDVICRYKTQKGFLVHRKAGWDTHGLPVELGVEQRLGIRKDDIGKKISVAEYNKACRSDVMKYTDMWEDLTSRMGYWVDMDDPYITYDNRYIETLWWMLSELHKKGYLYKGYTIQPYSPAAGTGLSTHELNQPGCYRDVKDTTCTAQFKVIRNEKSEFLFAGVDTDLFILAWTTTPWTLPSNTALAVGADISYVKVKTFNPYTGSPIRVILAEDLVGAYFNMKDAELSMEDYKPGDKHIPFRILDGKYTGAQLEGVRYEQLMPWVKPEGDAFRVIVGDFVTTSDGTGIVHIAPTFGADDDRAARQAGVSPLLMIDKDGKRQPMVDRNGRFFRIEDLHPDFVAKSVNVEKYSEFAGRYVKNAYDERLTDEDATLDVDLSVMLKKEDRAFKVGKHIHSYPHCWRTDKPVLYYPLDSWFIRTTALRERMIELNNTINWKPASTGSGRFGKWLENLVDWNLSRSRYWGTPLPIWRTEDGSQELCIGSVEQLFSEIEKSVKAGLMKKNPFEGFVPGDYSKENYEKIDLHRPYVDEIILVSDEGKAMYREPDLIDVWFDSGAMPYAQMHYPFESKDNLPFPADFIAEGVDQTRGWFFTLHALATLLFDSVAFKNIISNGLVLDKNGNKMSKRLGNAVDPFAVIEQYGSDPLRWYMMTNSQPWDNLKFDISGVDEVKRKFFGTLYNTYSFFSLYANVDGFVPGAEEVPVAERPEIDRWIISVLNSLVKEVENAYSSYEPTRAGRALQDFVIENLSNWYVRLNRKRFWAGEYNKDKIAAYQTLYTCLKTVAVLSAPIAPFFMEKLYLDLTGENKSVHLAMMPECNEALIDLGLEERMSYAQQISSMVLALRRKVSIKVRQPLQKIMIPDMGVSFREQIDKIKDLVLSEVNVKELEYLADDSGVLVKKIKPNFKTLGPKHGKLMKGIAAVVNTLTPAEITHFEREGRFEVEVEGSKIELLAEDVEIISEDIPGWLVANEGKLTVALDITITEELRQEGLARELVNRIQNIRKDSGFEITDKIELYIRKHEAINNAVMNFTGYIGTQTLAPKISLVDECNDSAAIVVELDSDIETAILVKKISN, encoded by the coding sequence ATGAGCAGAAAATTTCCTGAATACAAGGAGCTTGATCTTTCCGGCATAAATAAAGAGGTGCTGGAGCTATGGGATAAGAACGATACTTTTAAACAGAGTTTAAAGGAACGTGAGGGATGTCCATCCTTTGTTTTTTATGAAGGACCGCCATCAGCCAACGGTATGCCCGGTATTCACCACGTGATGGCTCGTACCGTAAAGGATGTGATTTGCCGCTACAAGACCCAGAAGGGTTTTCTGGTACATCGCAAGGCGGGATGGGATACCCACGGATTGCCTGTTGAACTTGGAGTTGAACAAAGGCTTGGTATTAGGAAAGACGATATAGGCAAGAAAATCTCTGTGGCTGAATACAACAAGGCATGCCGCAGTGATGTGATGAAATATACCGATATGTGGGAGGATCTGACCAGCAGGATGGGCTACTGGGTTGACATGGATGATCCCTATATCACTTATGACAACCGTTATATTGAAACCCTCTGGTGGATGCTCAGCGAGCTTCACAAGAAGGGATATCTATACAAAGGATATACTATACAACCATATTCACCAGCAGCAGGTACCGGACTTAGCACCCACGAGCTTAACCAGCCGGGATGCTACCGTGATGTAAAGGATACAACCTGTACTGCTCAGTTTAAGGTGATCAGGAATGAGAAGTCCGAGTTTTTGTTTGCCGGTGTTGATACAGACCTGTTTATCCTGGCCTGGACCACTACTCCATGGACACTGCCATCCAATACAGCATTGGCAGTAGGTGCTGACATTAGCTATGTTAAGGTTAAGACCTTTAATCCCTATACTGGTTCACCGATACGTGTAATCCTTGCTGAAGACCTTGTAGGTGCATATTTCAATATGAAGGATGCCGAACTCAGCATGGAGGATTACAAACCGGGTGACAAGCATATCCCGTTCAGGATTCTTGATGGGAAATATACAGGAGCCCAACTGGAGGGTGTGCGTTACGAGCAACTGATGCCATGGGTAAAGCCGGAAGGTGATGCTTTCAGGGTAATTGTAGGTGACTTTGTTACCACCAGCGACGGTACAGGTATCGTGCATATAGCACCGACCTTTGGTGCGGATGACGACAGGGCTGCCCGTCAGGCAGGGGTTAGTCCGCTACTGATGATCGACAAGGATGGCAAGCGTCAGCCCATGGTTGACCGTAACGGTCGTTTCTTCAGGATTGAGGACCTGCATCCCGACTTTGTGGCTAAGAGTGTAAATGTAGAGAAGTACTCCGAGTTTGCCGGCCGCTATGTCAAGAATGCCTATGATGAGAGGCTGACAGATGAAGATGCCACCCTGGATGTGGATCTGTCTGTTATGCTCAAGAAAGAAGACAGAGCCTTTAAAGTAGGAAAGCATATTCACAGTTATCCGCATTGCTGGCGAACTGACAAGCCGGTATTGTACTACCCACTTGACAGCTGGTTTATCCGAACTACAGCCTTGCGCGAAAGGATGATAGAGCTGAACAATACTATCAACTGGAAGCCTGCAAGCACCGGTAGCGGTCGTTTTGGTAAGTGGCTTGAAAACCTGGTGGACTGGAATCTTAGCAGGTCTCGTTACTGGGGTACTCCGCTGCCTATCTGGCGTACCGAGGATGGAAGTCAGGAACTGTGTATCGGTTCGGTAGAACAGCTTTTCAGTGAGATAGAAAAGTCTGTAAAGGCCGGTCTGATGAAAAAGAACCCATTCGAAGGCTTCGTACCGGGTGACTACAGCAAGGAAAACTATGAGAAGATAGACCTTCACAGACCTTATGTGGATGAGATCATTCTTGTAAGCGATGAAGGAAAAGCAATGTACAGGGAGCCGGACCTTATCGACGTTTGGTTTGACTCAGGTGCCATGCCTTATGCACAAATGCATTATCCCTTCGAGTCTAAGGATAATCTGCCCTTCCCGGCAGATTTCATAGCCGAAGGTGTGGACCAGACCCGTGGCTGGTTCTTTACCCTGCATGCACTGGCTACCCTGCTTTTTGACTCAGTAGCATTCAAAAATATTATATCAAACGGTCTTGTACTTGACAAGAACGGCAATAAGATGTCTAAGCGTCTTGGCAATGCTGTAGATCCTTTTGCAGTGATTGAGCAGTACGGATCAGATCCGCTGCGTTGGTATATGATGACCAACTCACAGCCATGGGATAACCTGAAATTTGATATTTCAGGTGTTGATGAGGTCAAGCGCAAGTTCTTTGGCACATTATACAACACCTATTCATTCTTCTCGCTCTATGCCAATGTTGACGGTTTCGTTCCGGGTGCAGAGGAAGTTCCCGTTGCCGAACGCCCAGAGATAGACCGCTGGATTATTTCAGTTCTCAACAGTCTGGTCAAGGAAGTAGAGAATGCTTATAGCAGTTATGAACCAACACGTGCCGGACGTGCATTACAGGATTTCGTAATCGAAAACCTGAGCAACTGGTATGTAAGGCTTAACAGGAAGAGGTTCTGGGCAGGTGAGTACAACAAGGACAAGATTGCTGCCTATCAGACCCTATACACCTGTCTGAAGACTGTTGCCGTTTTGTCTGCACCGATTGCTCCTTTCTTTATGGAGAAGTTGTATCTGGACCTTACAGGAGAAAACAAGTCAGTTCACCTCGCCATGATGCCCGAGTGTAATGAGGCGCTGATAGACCTTGGCCTAGAAGAACGTATGAGCTATGCCCAGCAGATATCATCAATGGTTCTGGCACTGCGCAGAAAGGTAAGTATCAAGGTTCGCCAGCCCCTGCAGAAGATTATGATTCCCGATATGGGAGTGTCATTCAGGGAGCAAATTGACAAGATCAAGGATCTGGTTCTGTCAGAAGTAAATGTCAAGGAGCTTGAATATCTGGCAGATGACAGCGGAGTCCTTGTCAAGAAGATAAAACCCAACTTCAAGACGCTGGGACCGAAACATGGAAAGCTGATGAAAGGTATAGCCGCTGTTGTAAATACCCTGACACCGGCAGAGATCACCCATTTTGAGCGAGAGGGGCGTTTTGAGGTAGAGGTAGAAGGATCAAAGATCGAACTGCTGGCCGAGGATGTCGAAATAATCAGTGAGGATATACCCGGCTGGCTTGTAGCAAATGAAGGAAAACTAACAGTTGCTTTGGATATCACCATTACTGAGGAATTACGTCAGGAAGGTCTGGCACGGGAATTGGTAAATCGAATTCAGAATATCCGTAAGGATAGCGGTTTTGAAATTACTGATAAGATTGAACTCTACATCAGGAAACATGAGGCAATCAACAATGCAGTAATGAACTTTACCGGTTATATCGGAACCCAGACTCTAGCACCAAAAATCAGTCTGGTGGATGAATGTAACGATTCTGCAGCTATTGTCGTAGAACTGGACTCAGATATAGAGACAGCGATATTGGTGAAGAAGATAAGTAACTGA
- a CDS encoding HD family phosphohydrolase, translating to MLDTIRKYSIAINRIVLFLAAVTIVTYFFPRQGKFGYEYTKGKPWPHSTLIAPFDFPIYKTQAELKAEREKTLSDFYPYFRYNEEVEHTQLSLFESDFNSARLRLIAKYPFLTLPLQGRPEYDIFSGVRSQIKRLLTETYNKGIITLPEEYQDRPSTMIISVVRDNFAERNELGEFYNYPSAYQHLTKGLTSYINQRATVNHRTLEQFIDDLQLNKYLQSNIVYDEGRTEQEKERILADISLSSGVVLSGQRIIDTGELITEESGKILDSLKSEYESRLGKGTSHYIVLLGQALLIAMLFTIVYYFLFYFRRDEFKNLKSISFLLILVVVMVIFAQLARNSTEQGLIYIIPFAILPIIVRIFFDSRLAFFLHVTTILLSASFAPNSFEFAIIQIPIGLVAMYSLYRMTRRSQLVRAAILIVLSYSVLYTGLKLWQEGDFTRIDYIMYRNLAINGGLLLLVYPLIYIFEKLFGFLSDVTLVELSDTNHPILRRLAEKAPGTFQHSIQVGNLAQEAIYVIGGNPMLVRTGAMYHDIGKLMAPLYFTENQTSGINPHEHLSYEESAQIIISHVENGVKMAHKEKLPRQIIDFIETHHGTMKAKYFYNMYVNERPDDEVDVSLFCYPGPTPFTKETAVLMMADSVEAASRSLKSYSDDEIDRLVENIINSQIAENQFIDAPITFKEINTVKDLFKQKLKNIYHARIEYPELKKKKQRL from the coding sequence ATGCTCGATACCATTAGAAAATATTCGATAGCTATCAATCGCATAGTGCTATTCCTGGCTGCAGTAACCATCGTAACTTATTTCTTCCCCAGACAGGGCAAATTTGGTTACGAATATACCAAGGGCAAACCCTGGCCTCACAGCACACTTATCGCGCCATTCGATTTTCCTATCTACAAAACTCAGGCCGAATTAAAGGCTGAAAGGGAAAAGACTCTAAGTGACTTCTATCCGTATTTCCGCTATAATGAGGAAGTAGAACATACACAACTGAGCCTTTTTGAAAGCGATTTCAACTCTGCCAGACTGCGTCTGATAGCCAAGTACCCCTTTCTGACCCTACCATTACAGGGACGACCCGAATATGACATCTTTTCAGGTGTAAGGTCACAAATCAAAAGACTGCTGACAGAAACATACAATAAAGGTATTATCACCCTTCCTGAAGAGTATCAGGACAGGCCCTCAACAATGATAATATCTGTTGTCAGGGATAATTTTGCTGAGCGTAACGAACTTGGGGAGTTTTACAACTATCCTTCAGCATACCAGCATCTTACAAAAGGTCTTACTTCATACATTAACCAAAGGGCTACGGTGAATCACAGAACTCTGGAACAGTTTATCGATGATCTCCAGCTCAACAAATATCTGCAATCTAATATTGTGTATGACGAAGGACGTACCGAGCAGGAAAAGGAACGTATTCTGGCCGATATAAGCCTTTCAAGCGGGGTAGTATTGTCCGGACAGCGTATTATTGATACCGGGGAACTAATAACAGAGGAAAGTGGAAAGATATTGGATTCACTGAAATCAGAATATGAGAGCAGACTTGGTAAGGGAACCAGCCACTACATAGTGCTGCTTGGTCAGGCGCTGCTTATAGCGATGCTCTTTACTATTGTTTACTACTTCCTGTTTTACTTCAGACGTGACGAATTCAAGAATCTTAAGTCGATAAGCTTCCTACTTATCCTGGTTGTTGTAATGGTCATATTTGCACAGCTTGCAAGGAATTCTACAGAACAGGGGCTAATCTATATAATTCCTTTTGCTATCCTTCCAATAATAGTCAGAATATTCTTCGACAGCAGGCTTGCATTCTTCCTGCACGTAACAACAATATTGCTGTCAGCTTCGTTTGCACCAAACAGCTTCGAGTTTGCTATTATCCAGATACCTATCGGGCTTGTTGCAATGTACAGCTTGTATCGTATGACAAGGAGGTCTCAGCTTGTCAGGGCCGCTATCCTTATAGTACTGAGTTACTCTGTTCTGTATACCGGACTCAAGTTATGGCAGGAAGGGGACTTCACAAGGATTGACTACATCATGTATCGTAACCTGGCTATTAACGGAGGTCTGTTGCTCCTGGTCTATCCGCTTATCTATATATTCGAGAAATTATTCGGATTCCTTTCGGATGTGACCCTTGTAGAACTGTCCGATACCAACCACCCAATACTTAGACGACTTGCTGAAAAGGCACCAGGCACCTTCCAACACTCAATACAGGTAGGGAATCTGGCACAGGAGGCCATTTATGTAATTGGTGGTAATCCGATGCTTGTACGAACTGGAGCTATGTATCACGATATCGGTAAGCTAATGGCACCGTTGTACTTCACGGAAAACCAGACAAGTGGTATCAATCCGCATGAGCACCTTTCATATGAAGAAAGTGCCCAGATTATAATAAGTCATGTTGAAAACGGGGTCAAAATGGCGCACAAGGAAAAGCTGCCACGGCAGATAATTGACTTTATCGAGACCCACCACGGTACGATGAAAGCCAAGTACTTCTACAATATGTATGTGAATGAAAGGCCTGACGATGAAGTAGATGTAAGCCTCTTCTGCTACCCCGGCCCCACTCCTTTCACCAAGGAAACTGCCGTGCTTATGATGGCTGACTCGGTTGAGGCTGCATCACGCAGTCTCAAAAGCTACTCGGATGATGAGATAGACCGACTGGTTGAAAACATTATCAATAGTCAGATAGCCGAGAATCAGTTTATCGACGCCCCTATTACGTTCAAGGAAATCAATACTGTAAAGGACTTATTCAAGCAAAAGCTTAAGAATATCTACCATGCCAGGATTGAGTACCCCGAATTGAAGAAAAAGAAGCAACGTCTATAG
- a CDS encoding C40 family peptidase produces MSGSISSFSVIPVRKEPAEQSEMETQILFGEVFYELEAVQGWRRVRLAFDAYEGWIDEKYMVATPDREIELWNSSPGILVTQPVIKLIREPEKSVQYVPAGSRIAFNGEIRNSFSIGNREYYYQNTTPERKPELEEVARGFLNAPYLWGGRTFMGIDCSGLSQLVFKLMGYPLPRNASQQIELGKMVSFVEEARAGDLAFFDNEDGNIVHVGICLGNGRILHASGEVRLDHLDHQGIFSQEARKYTHHLRVIKRIID; encoded by the coding sequence ATGAGTGGATCAATTAGTTCTTTTAGCGTGATTCCTGTTCGCAAGGAACCGGCCGAGCAAAGTGAGATGGAGACCCAGATCCTTTTTGGTGAGGTGTTTTATGAGCTTGAAGCTGTGCAGGGCTGGAGGCGCGTACGTCTTGCCTTTGATGCTTATGAGGGCTGGATAGACGAGAAATACATGGTCGCAACTCCTGATAGGGAGATAGAGCTATGGAACAGCTCTCCGGGAATACTGGTGACTCAGCCGGTTATCAAGCTTATCAGAGAGCCTGAAAAGAGTGTTCAGTACGTTCCTGCGGGAAGTCGGATAGCCTTCAACGGAGAGATACGGAATTCTTTCAGCATAGGCAACAGGGAGTATTATTATCAGAATACTACTCCTGAAAGAAAGCCCGAACTTGAAGAGGTGGCCCGTGGTTTTCTGAACGCACCTTACCTGTGGGGTGGCCGAACTTTTATGGGTATTGACTGTTCGGGACTGTCCCAACTTGTTTTCAAGCTTATGGGTTATCCGCTCCCACGTAACGCATCGCAGCAGATCGAACTAGGGAAGATGGTTTCCTTTGTTGAGGAAGCTCGTGCAGGTGACCTTGCATTCTTTGATAACGAGGATGGTAATATTGTGCATGTGGGAATCTGTCTGGGTAACGGACGTATACTTCATGCAAGCGGAGAAGTCAGACTTGACCACCTTGATCATCAGGGTATTTTCTCACAGGAGGCTCGTAAATACACGCACCATCTGAGAGTAATCAAGAGGATTATCGACTAG
- a CDS encoding NUDIX domain-containing protein has product MYQYNYPRPALTADVVLFVKNDKETRVLLIRRGKEPFMGSWALPGGFVDENEDIKDAALRELKEETGIVGLDLIQVGAYGKPGRDPRGHTVSVVYTAILDSEPEYQAGDDAAEAGWFTIDELPGLAFDHEEIITDAARMLKLGIPVTVTKN; this is encoded by the coding sequence ATGTATCAATATAACTACCCTCGTCCGGCACTTACAGCAGATGTGGTTTTGTTTGTAAAAAATGATAAGGAGACCAGAGTGCTACTGATCAGGAGAGGCAAGGAGCCCTTTATGGGCAGTTGGGCCTTGCCCGGTGGTTTTGTAGATGAGAATGAAGATATTAAGGATGCTGCGTTAAGGGAATTGAAGGAAGAGACCGGTATTGTTGGTTTAGACCTTATTCAGGTTGGTGCATATGGCAAACCAGGTCGTGATCCACGTGGGCATACAGTGTCTGTGGTTTACACTGCAATACTCGATTCCGAACCAGAATATCAGGCAGGCGATGATGCAGCAGAAGCTGGGTGGTTTACTATTGATGAACTCCCCGGTCTTGCTTTTGACCATGAGGAGATTATTACTGATGCAGCAAGGATGTTAAAGCTGGGTATTCCTGTAACTGTCACGAAGAACTAG
- a CDS encoding lipoprotein signal peptidase → MTKFQKSLLLVFLILLVDQAVKIWIKTHMSLYQEYRVFDWFRIYFIENNGMAFGMEFTGEYGKLFLSLFRILAVIGIGWYLYKICQKEVVHTGFVVCVSMVMAGAIGNIIDSAFYGLLFSESAHGVVSTFMGPEGGYASFLHGRVVDMLYFPVIDGYYPDWFPFVGGNRFIFFRPVFNIADASISLGIIAILLFQKKFFPEAKKAEA, encoded by the coding sequence ATGACTAAATTTCAAAAATCACTGCTCTTAGTATTCCTGATTCTCTTGGTCGACCAGGCAGTAAAAATCTGGATTAAGACACATATGTCACTTTATCAGGAGTACAGGGTGTTTGACTGGTTCAGGATTTATTTTATTGAAAACAACGGCATGGCTTTCGGGATGGAGTTTACCGGAGAATATGGTAAACTATTCCTTAGCCTGTTTAGGATACTGGCAGTTATAGGTATCGGATGGTATCTTTATAAGATATGCCAAAAAGAGGTAGTTCATACAGGCTTTGTAGTTTGTGTAAGCATGGTAATGGCCGGTGCAATAGGCAACATTATTGACAGCGCATTTTATGGCCTGTTGTTTAGCGAAAGTGCTCATGGTGTTGTTTCCACATTTATGGGGCCGGAGGGAGGCTATGCCAGCTTCCTGCACGGCAGGGTAGTCGATATGCTGTATTTCCCTGTGATTGACGGATATTATCCGGACTGGTTCCCCTTTGTTGGAGGAAACAGGTTTATCTTTTTCAGGCCTGTGTTTAATATTGCTGACGCATCTATATCATTAGGTATTATAGCGATACTACTGTTTCAGAAGAAATTCTTTCCAGAAGCAAAAAAGGCAGAGGCTTAA